A window of Bacteroidota bacterium contains these coding sequences:
- the carB gene encoding carbamoyl-phosphate synthase large subunit — MPLDKSIKSVLIIGSGPIVIGQACEFDYSGSQSARSLKEEGIEVSLINSNPATIMTDKVTADHVYLLPLTTQSIVKILQERKIDAVLPTMGGQTALNLCIKADEMGIWKKYGVKLIGVDIAAIEITENREKFRQLMIDIGIGVAPSETANSFLEGKEIAQRIGFPLVIRPSYTLGGTGASFVHTREEFDELLNRGLHASPIHEVLIDKAVLGWKEYELELLRDNNDNVTIICSIENFDPMGIHTGDSITVAPAMTLSDTTFQRLRTMAIKMMRSIGNFAGGCNVQFAVSPDEKEEIIAIEINPRVSRSSALASKATGYPIARIASKLAIGYNLDELKNPITGNTSAFFEPTLDYVIVKIPRWNFDKFKGANRELGLQMKSVGEVMAIGRTFQEALQKACQSLEIKRNGLGADGRELRNQDELLTSLAKPSWNRLFHIYDALKLGISFKTIQKLTLIDPWFLNQIEELVNLEKEITSYTLADIPAEVIFIAKQKGYADRQIAHLLRCLESEVYKKRNDLNIKRVYKLVDTCAGEFTAQTPYYYSTFENPPLQGEVLTNESIASKKKKVIVLGSGPNRIGQGIEFDYSCVHGILAAKECGYETIMINCNPETVSTDFSTADKLYFEPVFWEHIYDIILHEKPDGVIVQLGGQTALKLAEKLNRYGIKILGTTYHALDLAEDRGSFSTLLKENNIPYPKFGVIEDAEQSIELARELGFPLLVRPSYVLGGQGMKIVINEQELETHVVNILKDIPENKVLLDHFLERALEAEADAICDGEDVYIIGIMEHIEPAGIHSGDSYAVLPPFDLSEGVIKQIEEYTKKIAIALKTVGLINIQFAIKNEVVYVIEANPRASRTVPFIAKAYDEPYVNYATKIMLGEKKVKDFKFNPRKQGYAIKIPVFSFEKFPEVNKELGPEMKSTGESIYFIEDLTDEYFHQIYSERNLYLSR; from the coding sequence ATGCCATTAGATAAATCCATTAAATCAGTATTAATCATCGGAAGCGGACCCATTGTTATTGGACAAGCTTGTGAATTTGATTACAGCGGGTCACAGTCGGCTCGTTCGCTTAAGGAGGAAGGTATTGAAGTGAGTTTAATCAACTCCAATCCGGCTACCATCATGACCGATAAGGTGACAGCCGACCATGTGTACTTGCTTCCGCTTACTACGCAAAGCATTGTTAAAATATTGCAAGAGCGTAAAATTGATGCTGTACTTCCAACTATGGGCGGGCAAACTGCGCTAAACCTCTGCATTAAAGCAGATGAAATGGGCATTTGGAAAAAATACGGTGTAAAGTTGATTGGGGTGGATATTGCTGCAATAGAGATTACGGAAAATCGTGAGAAATTCCGCCAATTGATGATTGATATTGGAATTGGCGTTGCACCTTCCGAAACGGCTAACTCTTTTTTGGAAGGGAAAGAGATTGCTCAGCGCATTGGCTTTCCATTAGTTATAAGACCTTCCTACACCTTGGGTGGTACTGGAGCTTCATTTGTGCACACCCGCGAAGAATTTGACGAATTATTGAATCGCGGATTACACGCCTCTCCTATTCACGAAGTGCTTATTGATAAAGCCGTTTTGGGTTGGAAAGAATACGAGTTAGAATTGTTGCGCGATAACAATGATAATGTTACCATCATTTGCAGCATCGAAAATTTTGATCCCATGGGAATCCATACCGGCGATTCCATTACAGTTGCGCCTGCCATGACCTTAAGCGACACTACATTTCAGCGTTTGCGCACTATGGCCATAAAAATGATGCGCAGCATTGGAAATTTTGCCGGTGGTTGTAATGTTCAATTTGCGGTGAGCCCGGACGAAAAGGAAGAAATTATTGCCATCGAAATTAACCCACGTGTTTCACGTTCATCAGCCTTAGCAAGCAAAGCAACCGGTTATCCCATTGCCCGCATTGCTTCCAAATTGGCTATTGGGTATAATTTAGACGAACTTAAAAATCCAATTACTGGGAATACCTCCGCATTTTTTGAACCTACCTTAGATTATGTTATCGTGAAAATTCCGCGTTGGAATTTTGATAAATTTAAAGGAGCTAATCGTGAACTCGGCTTGCAAATGAAATCGGTGGGTGAGGTAATGGCCATTGGGCGTACCTTTCAGGAAGCATTGCAAAAAGCGTGTCAAAGTTTGGAGATTAAACGTAATGGTTTGGGAGCCGATGGAAGAGAACTTCGCAATCAGGATGAGTTGTTAACCAGCTTAGCAAAACCCAGTTGGAACAGGCTTTTCCATATTTATGATGCACTTAAATTAGGCATCTCTTTTAAGACCATTCAAAAATTAACTTTGATAGACCCTTGGTTTCTCAATCAAATTGAAGAATTGGTGAATCTCGAAAAAGAGATTACGTCTTATACACTCGCCGATATTCCGGCAGAAGTAATTTTTATTGCCAAGCAAAAAGGGTATGCGGATCGTCAAATTGCCCACTTACTGCGTTGCTTGGAGAGTGAGGTGTACAAGAAACGAAACGATTTAAACATTAAACGTGTTTACAAATTAGTGGATACTTGTGCCGGCGAATTTACAGCGCAAACACCTTATTACTATTCCACTTTCGAAAATCCGCCTTTGCAAGGTGAGGTGCTAACGAACGAATCGATAGCCAGCAAAAAGAAAAAAGTTATAGTGTTGGGTTCAGGCCCAAATCGCATTGGACAGGGAATTGAATTTGATTACAGCTGTGTGCACGGAATTTTGGCAGCGAAGGAATGCGGGTATGAAACCATCATGATAAATTGCAATCCAGAAACAGTTTCTACGGATTTTAGCACAGCGGATAAATTGTATTTCGAGCCGGTTTTTTGGGAACATATTTACGATATAATTCTGCACGAAAAACCCGATGGCGTGATTGTTCAACTTGGTGGACAAACGGCATTAAAGTTGGCAGAGAAATTAAATCGATACGGAATTAAAATTTTGGGAACAACCTATCATGCGCTCGATTTAGCTGAAGACCGAGGAAGTTTTTCGACATTGCTGAAAGAGAACAATATTCCCTATCCTAAGTTTGGAGTGATTGAAGATGCAGAGCAGTCGATAGAACTGGCAAGGGAGCTTGGCTTTCCGCTGTTGGTGCGACCCTCGTATGTGTTGGGCGGACAAGGCATGAAAATCGTGATAAACGAGCAAGAGTTGGAAACACACGTGGTGAATATTTTAAAAGATATTCCCGAGAACAAAGTATTGTTGGATCATTTTTTAGAGCGTGCCTTGGAGGCTGAGGCCGATGCTATTTGCGACGGTGAGGATGTTTACATTATTGGTATTATGGAACACATTGAGCCGGCCGGGATACATTCGGGCGATTCGTATGCGGTGCTTCCACCTTTTGATTTGAGTGAAGGAGTGATTAAACAGATTGAAGAATACACCAAAAAAATAGCCATTGCCTTAAAAACGGTGGGCTTAATTAATATACAATTTGCCATAAAAAATGAAGTGGTGTATGTGATTGAAGCCAATCCACGTGCATCTCGTACGGTACCCTTTATTGCAAAAGCATATGATGAACCTTATGTAAATTACGCCACAAAAATAATGTTGGGCGAAAAAAAGGTGAAGGATTTTAAATTTAATCCGCGCAAGCAAGGTTATGCCATTAAAATTCCGGTTTTTAGTTTTGAAAAATTTCCGGAAGTAAATAAAGAGTTGGGACCTGAAATGAAATCCACAGGTGAATCCATTTATTTTATTGAGGATTTAACGGATGAATATTTTCACCAGATTTATTCTGAACGAAATCTTTATTTGAGTCGCTAA
- a CDS encoding GNAT family N-acetyltransferase — protein sequence MKDLAFPELHTERLILRQVSESDVAEIFFLRSDERQLKYLDKKPATSTEEALTWIRMIEDLQQKEEGYMWAICLKNNPKLIGTFCFWNIQKENFRAEIGYSLHPDFQGKGIMDETIKAALDFGFKQLKFHSVEANVNPANEKSIQLLQRNNFVKEAHFKENYYFDGKFIDSAIYSLLASVHLK from the coding sequence ATGAAAGATTTAGCATTTCCGGAATTGCACACCGAGCGACTTATCCTGAGGCAAGTTTCAGAAAGCGATGTGGCCGAAATATTTTTTTTGCGATCAGATGAAAGGCAATTAAAATACCTGGATAAAAAACCCGCAACGAGCACAGAGGAAGCCCTTACATGGATTCGTATGATTGAAGATTTGCAGCAGAAGGAAGAGGGATATATGTGGGCTATTTGTTTGAAAAATAATCCCAAACTTATTGGTACATTTTGCTTTTGGAACATTCAAAAAGAGAATTTTCGAGCCGAAATTGGTTATTCACTTCATCCCGATTTTCAAGGAAAAGGAATTATGGACGAAACCATAAAAGCGGCACTGGATTTTGGTTTTAAGCAGCTCAAGTTTCATTCGGTGGAAGCCAATGTGAATCCGGCCAACGAAAAATCTATTCAGCTCCTACAACGAAATAATTTTGTAAAAGAGGCACATTTTAAAGAAAACTATTATTTTGATGGAAAATTTATTGATTCGGCTATCTACTCCTTACTCGCATCGGTGCATTTAAAATAA
- a CDS encoding DUF4834 family protein: protein MQDFLLTLVVVYVLFRIFGRSSTAPKSTVHFTQNNFNASEKKPDGKVSVDYIPENKSTKTKTNESGDYVDYEEVQ, encoded by the coding sequence ATGCAAGATTTTTTGCTCACCCTTGTGGTAGTTTATGTGCTCTTCCGCATTTTTGGTAGGAGTTCAACTGCACCAAAATCAACAGTCCATTTTACACAAAACAATTTTAATGCTTCCGAAAAAAAGCCGGATGGTAAAGTAAGTGTTGATTATATTCCTGAAAACAAATCCACAAAAACTAAAACCAACGAATCAGGTGATTATGTTGATTATGAAGAAGTGCAATAA
- a CDS encoding glycosyltransferase → MNKKILIITYYWPPSGGAGVQRWLKYSRYLLNSGILPIVVTVDAQKAAYPVIDNSLLYEIPKEVKVHSTDTFEPFEIYRILSRKKQIPFAGFANEGKLTLFKRTVRFIRGNFFIPDARKGWNKYAFEKCCELIEKENIDTILVTSPPQSSQLIGLQLKKKYQLKWIADIRDPWTDIYYYDKLLHTKRSKKKDLRYEREVLENADKVIVVSNSIKKMFAAKSDKIASEKIHVMPNGFDENDFKVSAPESNNEFIITYTGTITGDYKIESFLKAFKILIEKNRDTKFKLRFVGSVSGEIKNLLERILKFNSEIIPHVAHAESVKYLLSSTLLLLAIPDVKDNEGILTGKLFEYLASQKPIICLGPVHGEAAQIISDCVAGKSFQYDAESEIHAALEHSFKNWKNGILLREKSDSYKKYSRQIQAKEIAEIIIN, encoded by the coding sequence ATGAACAAAAAAATATTAATCATTACTTATTATTGGCCACCCAGCGGTGGTGCAGGTGTGCAGCGTTGGTTGAAATATTCGCGCTATTTGCTCAACAGTGGAATTTTACCAATTGTTGTTACTGTTGATGCTCAAAAAGCAGCCTATCCGGTAATTGACAATTCACTGCTGTATGAGATTCCCAAGGAAGTAAAAGTGCATTCCACCGATACTTTTGAACCTTTTGAAATTTACCGCATTTTATCGCGCAAGAAGCAAATACCCTTTGCCGGCTTTGCAAATGAAGGAAAGCTAACGCTATTTAAACGTACGGTGCGTTTTATCAGAGGTAACTTTTTTATCCCTGACGCGCGAAAAGGATGGAATAAATATGCTTTTGAAAAATGCTGCGAATTAATTGAAAAAGAAAATATCGACACTATTTTGGTTACCAGCCCGCCACAATCATCCCAATTAATTGGCCTGCAACTAAAGAAAAAATACCAACTAAAATGGATTGCGGATATACGTGACCCTTGGACAGATATTTACTACTACGATAAATTATTACACACCAAACGCTCAAAGAAAAAGGATTTGCGTTATGAACGGGAAGTGCTTGAAAATGCGGATAAAGTAATTGTAGTAAGCAATTCGATAAAAAAAATGTTTGCTGCTAAATCGGATAAAATTGCGTCCGAAAAAATTCATGTAATGCCGAATGGTTTTGATGAAAACGATTTTAAAGTGAGTGCGCCGGAATCCAATAATGAATTTATCATTACCTACACCGGAACTATCACAGGCGATTATAAAATTGAATCCTTTTTAAAAGCTTTCAAAATTTTGATTGAAAAAAACCGTGACACTAAATTTAAATTACGCTTTGTGGGCAGTGTTTCGGGCGAAATAAAAAATTTACTGGAGCGCATTTTAAAATTTAACTCCGAAATTATTCCGCATGTGGCGCATGCCGAATCGGTAAAGTACCTGCTCTCCTCTACCCTGCTATTACTGGCCATTCCGGATGTGAAAGACAATGAAGGAATTTTAACCGGAAAATTATTTGAGTATTTAGCCTCTCAAAAACCTATAATTTGTTTGGGCCCTGTTCACGGTGAAGCTGCACAAATTATAAGCGATTGCGTGGCCGGAAAAAGTTTTCAGTACGATGCCGAAAGTGAAATACATGCTGCTCTAGAGCATTCTTTCAAGAATTGGAAAAATGGAATTTTGCTTCGCGAAAAATCAGATTCTTATAAAAAATATTCCCGACAAATACAGGCAAAAGAAATTGCAGAGATTATAATCAACTAA
- a CDS encoding asparagine synthetase B yields the protein MNYKMRIKVLIFLFFTSISAQASYLLLPMDNSQKNHLKAYGIAYWTLKNDVEVFWLLNYRGGSFAIRNVKQIETECTIRGVSFEIIGDGQYANIVEEIANPEVNMDVVKLEKAPKVAVYSPKTKMPWDDAVTLVLTYAEIPYDVIYDEEIIAGKLPLYDWLHLHHEDFTGQYGKFYASYRMAPWYQEDVRASEALAAKLGFKKVSQEKLAVAQKIRDFTAGGGFLFAMCSATDSYDIALSAEGIDICENMFDGDGTTPSYTSKLDYSKSFAFKDFTLSTNPLEYEFSNIDIPQPRKIPENQDYFALFEFSAKWDPVPTMLCQDHEKIIKGYMGQTTAFNKNIIKSNVLVMGDNKSLNEARYIHGEFGKGTWTFYGGHDPEDYQHFVGDPPTDLNLHPNSPGYRLILNNILFPAAKKKKQKT from the coding sequence ATGAACTACAAAATGCGAATTAAAGTACTAATATTTCTCTTCTTTACTTCAATTTCCGCCCAAGCTTCTTACCTGTTACTCCCCATGGACAATAGCCAAAAGAACCATTTAAAGGCTTATGGAATTGCGTATTGGACTTTAAAAAATGATGTAGAAGTATTTTGGTTGCTCAATTATAGAGGAGGTAGTTTTGCCATTCGAAACGTTAAACAAATCGAAACCGAATGCACCATTCGCGGGGTAAGTTTTGAAATAATAGGAGATGGGCAGTATGCGAATATAGTGGAAGAAATTGCCAATCCGGAAGTGAACATGGACGTCGTGAAATTAGAGAAAGCACCAAAAGTGGCAGTGTATTCTCCTAAAACTAAAATGCCGTGGGACGATGCTGTAACACTGGTACTCACGTATGCCGAAATTCCCTACGATGTAATTTACGATGAAGAAATTATTGCGGGTAAATTGCCGCTCTACGATTGGTTGCATTTGCATCACGAAGATTTTACCGGGCAATATGGAAAGTTTTATGCGAGCTATCGAATGGCTCCTTGGTACCAAGAAGATGTCCGTGCTTCTGAAGCTTTAGCTGCTAAGTTGGGATTTAAAAAAGTATCGCAAGAAAAATTAGCGGTAGCTCAAAAAATTAGAGACTTTACTGCCGGAGGCGGGTTTTTATTTGCCATGTGCTCAGCAACCGATTCATACGATATTGCTTTAAGCGCCGAAGGCATCGACATTTGTGAAAATATGTTTGATGGAGACGGCACTACTCCAAGCTATACTTCAAAACTGGATTATTCGAAAAGTTTTGCTTTTAAGGATTTCACTTTAAGCACCAATCCATTAGAATATGAATTCTCGAATATTGATATTCCACAGCCTCGCAAAATTCCCGAGAATCAGGATTATTTTGCCCTATTCGAATTCTCTGCTAAATGGGATCCCGTGCCAACCATGCTTTGCCAAGACCACGAAAAAATTATTAAAGGATACATGGGTCAAACCACTGCTTTTAATAAAAACATAATCAAGTCGAATGTGCTGGTAATGGGCGATAATAAATCACTAAACGAAGCGCGTTACATTCATGGTGAATTTGGAAAAGGAACTTGGACTTTTTACGGTGGGCATGATCCCGAAGATTATCAGCATTTTGTGGGCGATCCTCCAACCGATTTAAACCTGCATCCCAATTCTCCGGGATACCGATTAATCCTGAATAATATTTTATTTCCAGCTGCGAAAAAGAAAAAGCAAAAAACCTGA
- the dnaB gene encoding replicative DNA helicase: MDSIQNQVKDALNKRVRKNIHSPSVFEHGKLPPQAVELEEAVLGALMLEKNALNAVIDILKPESFYKESHQKIFAAIVNLFQKTEPVDILTVTNELKKAGELDIVGGPYFITQLTNRIASAANVEYHARIVSQKHIQRELIRISADTIKDAYEDSTDVFDLLDKAESNLFAIAESNIRKNYDSMSTLIGQAIKQIEIARNQKDGISGVQSGFTELDRVTSGWQKSDLIILAARPGMGKTAFVLSLARNTAVDFQKPVAVFSLEMSSIQLVNRLIAGETELSAEKLKKGNLQDHEWQQLNTQITKLAEAPIFIDDTPALSIFELRAKCRRLKAQHDVQLIIIDYLQLMTAGGEGKGNREQEISNISRSLKSIAKELDVPIIALSQLSRAVETRGGDKRPQLSDLRESGAIEQDADMVMFIYRPEYYGITEDKDNGSSLTGVAELIIAKHRNGALKDVRLRFISQLAKFVDLETGNFDSLSPLPPSADFGDSAPSITFSSKMNRDDDDTDAAPF, encoded by the coding sequence ATGGATTCAATACAAAATCAAGTAAAAGACGCACTGAATAAGCGGGTGCGAAAAAATATTCACTCTCCATCTGTTTTCGAACATGGTAAGCTTCCGCCTCAAGCTGTTGAGTTAGAAGAAGCTGTGTTAGGGGCGCTGATGCTCGAAAAGAATGCGCTCAATGCAGTTATTGATATTTTAAAGCCGGAAAGCTTTTACAAAGAATCGCATCAAAAAATATTTGCAGCCATTGTCAACCTCTTTCAAAAAACGGAACCGGTTGATATATTAACCGTTACAAACGAACTAAAAAAGGCGGGAGAATTAGACATCGTTGGAGGACCATACTTTATTACCCAACTCACCAATCGTATTGCATCAGCTGCCAATGTGGAGTACCACGCGCGTATCGTTTCGCAAAAACACATTCAGCGTGAATTAATTCGCATTTCTGCGGATACCATTAAAGATGCTTACGAGGATTCGACCGATGTATTTGATTTGCTCGATAAAGCCGAAAGTAATTTGTTTGCCATAGCCGAAAGCAATATCCGCAAGAATTACGACAGCATGAGTACCCTTATCGGACAAGCCATCAAGCAAATCGAAATTGCCCGAAATCAAAAAGATGGTATCAGTGGTGTACAAAGCGGATTCACTGAACTGGATAGAGTTACTTCCGGTTGGCAAAAGTCCGATTTAATTATTTTAGCTGCTCGTCCGGGTATGGGTAAAACCGCGTTCGTATTGAGTTTGGCAAGAAATACTGCTGTCGATTTTCAAAAACCGGTAGCTGTTTTTTCCTTAGAGATGTCTTCCATTCAGTTGGTAAATCGTTTGATAGCTGGTGAAACAGAACTAAGTGCAGAAAAATTAAAGAAAGGAAATTTGCAGGATCACGAGTGGCAACAACTGAATACGCAAATTACAAAACTTGCTGAGGCTCCTATATTTATTGATGATACTCCTGCCTTATCCATTTTCGAGTTACGTGCAAAGTGCCGTAGGTTAAAAGCCCAGCACGATGTGCAACTCATCATTATCGATTACTTGCAATTGATGACTGCCGGAGGTGAAGGAAAAGGAAATAGAGAACAAGAAATTTCAAATATTTCCCGCTCTTTAAAAAGTATTGCCAAAGAATTGGATGTACCAATTATTGCTCTTTCTCAACTAAGTCGTGCGGTTGAAACCCGCGGGGGTGATAAGCGTCCGCAACTTTCCGATTTACGTGAGTCCGGTGCTATCGAACAGGATGCGGATATGGTAATGTTTATTTACCGACCCGAATATTATGGAATTACTGAGGATAAAGACAATGGAAGTTCCTTAACCGGTGTGGCCGAGTTAATTATTGCGAAGCATAGAAACGGTGCTTTAAAAGATGTTCGCTTACGATTCATCAGCCAATTGGCAAAATTTGTGGATTTGGAAACAGGTAACTTTGATTCCTTATCACCTTTACCTCCTTCAGCAGATTTTGGTGATTCCGCGCCGTCCATCACTTTTTCCTCCAAAATGAATAGAGATGACGATGACACAGACGCCGCCCCCTTCTAA
- a CDS encoding T9SS type A sorting domain-containing protein: MKKVLLLLFVLVNCFLSVHANWVQTNGPVGGTINCLITINGIVYAGTTNGVFGSNNSGASWNSLNTGLNKHNDPTIVYSIVNIAANIFIGTSEGVYLSSNQGNSWIAMNGAANSSLPNASQVYTLAVVGSDLFAGLSINGIYRSSNNGFSWTAANNGIPTNYAVKSIVANGSYLFAGSYGGGILRSNNNGSQWLPVPYTGVANSDIICMAVVGNFLFASLESSIGLLKSGNNGASFVISSSGLGTNTPRVNTFLVNGTDIYIGTLDNNVYKSTNNGNSWIGFSTIMPISGYYNGILALAISGSNILAGTNGKGVYLSSNNGINWIASNINLFNTEVQALVKVGSVLLAGTKKMGIFKSSDDGNNWFRSSSGIINEDIKALKAIGPVIYACVNLAGIYKTIDTGGIWTAASFGIPNSEFYCFANDSTNLYTGTSNGFFISANGGANWNFANNGLPNFTRVNTIAISGNDIYIGTGAGIYKSTNQAASWTLVCWTPNAVTQIAISGINIYAGLTAGGILLSTNNGGAWSSINTGLSSNFVPLSLSSKDANVFVGCYDGMFRTSIGNTKWIPFSAGFNLGTNVTSLASDSNFIFAGTESGVWKNNLDLCTEICIVTVDDASQHNLIVWEKALVTNIDSFRIFREDITGVDSYLASVGFNDLSQYTDTENAANPNFLNSHYKLQEKRSDGSLSGKSIFHNSIFLQNNDSLFYWNSYEVEGQRLDYPIIQYKLMCDYNGSGVWTVISIQPANGNNGTVVVPAYSLYPNARYRLIADMGSLACAPTMPAAPLINYSQSNIISRVNGIQESSEIDSKISLQPNPANDNITINFSINVSSICIFDNLGRLIIQKNIDSSSVKSITIDISGLKDGIYTVLCSSKNFDVRKKLIVG; the protein is encoded by the coding sequence ATGAAAAAAGTTCTACTCTTACTTTTTGTCCTTGTTAACTGTTTTTTATCGGTTCATGCTAATTGGGTGCAAACAAACGGGCCGGTTGGAGGAACTATAAATTGTTTGATTACTATAAATGGTATAGTATATGCCGGAACTACAAATGGTGTTTTTGGGTCGAACAATTCGGGTGCAAGTTGGAATTCCTTGAATACAGGACTCAACAAACATAATGATCCTACTATTGTTTATTCCATTGTAAATATTGCTGCCAATATTTTTATTGGAACTAGTGAAGGTGTTTATTTATCGAGCAATCAGGGAAATAGTTGGATAGCTATGAATGGTGCAGCAAACAGCAGCCTACCTAATGCATCTCAAGTTTATACCTTGGCAGTTGTTGGCTCCGATTTATTCGCAGGCTTAAGCATAAACGGAATATACCGTTCAAGCAACAATGGATTTTCTTGGACAGCTGCCAATAATGGTATCCCAACTAACTATGCAGTTAAATCAATTGTTGCAAATGGAAGTTATTTATTTGCCGGTTCTTATGGTGGTGGAATATTGAGGTCAAATAATAATGGCAGTCAGTGGTTACCTGTTCCGTATACAGGGGTAGCAAATTCTGACATAATATGCATGGCTGTAGTTGGAAATTTCTTATTTGCTTCACTCGAATCAAGTATAGGGTTGCTCAAATCGGGAAATAATGGTGCCTCTTTTGTAATTTCTTCTAGTGGACTAGGGACTAACACTCCAAGGGTGAATACTTTTTTGGTTAATGGAACTGATATATATATTGGTACACTTGACAATAACGTTTACAAGTCAACAAATAATGGAAATTCGTGGATAGGATTTTCCACTATTATGCCTATTTCCGGTTATTATAATGGAATTTTAGCATTGGCTATTTCGGGAAGTAATATTTTAGCTGGAACAAATGGAAAAGGAGTTTATTTATCAAGCAATAATGGAATTAATTGGATCGCTTCCAATATTAATCTATTCAACACTGAGGTTCAGGCATTGGTGAAAGTTGGATCCGTTTTATTGGCAGGGACCAAAAAAATGGGAATTTTCAAATCGAGCGACGATGGAAATAATTGGTTTAGATCCAGCAGTGGAATTATTAATGAAGATATCAAGGCATTAAAAGCAATTGGTCCTGTTATTTATGCCTGTGTAAATTTAGCTGGAATTTACAAAACTATTGACACAGGTGGGATATGGACAGCGGCCAGTTTCGGAATCCCAAATTCCGAATTTTATTGTTTTGCTAATGATTCAACGAATTTGTATACAGGAACTTCTAACGGATTTTTCATATCTGCTAATGGTGGTGCCAACTGGAACTTTGCAAATAATGGGTTACCTAATTTTACAAGAGTAAACACAATAGCAATTTCCGGTAATGATATTTACATAGGAACCGGTGCTGGCATTTACAAATCAACTAATCAAGCCGCGAGTTGGACCTTAGTTTGTTGGACACCAAATGCAGTAACCCAGATTGCAATTAGTGGAATCAATATTTATGCTGGTCTAACTGCAGGAGGCATTTTATTGAGCACCAATAATGGTGGGGCATGGTCAAGCATAAATACCGGCTTATCAAGCAATTTTGTGCCATTGTCACTCTCAAGCAAAGATGCAAATGTATTTGTAGGATGCTATGATGGAATGTTTAGAACAAGTATTGGAAATACTAAATGGATCCCATTCAGCGCAGGTTTTAACCTTGGTACAAATGTAACTTCCCTGGCATCTGATAGTAATTTTATTTTCGCTGGCACTGAAAGCGGGGTTTGGAAAAATAATTTAGATTTATGTACTGAAATATGTATAGTTACTGTGGATGATGCTTCACAGCATAATTTGATAGTTTGGGAAAAAGCGCTCGTAACCAACATTGATAGCTTCAGAATTTTCAGGGAAGATATAACGGGTGTTGATTCTTACTTGGCCTCGGTTGGGTTTAACGATTTAAGCCAATACACTGATACTGAAAATGCGGCGAATCCCAATTTCTTGAACAGTCATTACAAGCTTCAAGAAAAACGAAGTGATGGATCACTGAGCGGTAAGAGTATTTTTCATAATTCCATATTTCTTCAAAACAACGACAGTTTATTTTATTGGAATTCTTATGAAGTCGAAGGTCAAAGATTGGATTATCCTATTATACAATACAAACTTATGTGCGATTACAATGGAAGCGGTGTATGGACTGTAATAAGTATACAACCCGCTAATGGAAATAATGGGACGGTGGTGGTACCCGCTTATTCCTTATATCCCAATGCGCGTTACCGTTTGATTGCAGATATGGGGTCACTGGCTTGTGCACCAACTATGCCAGCAGCACCTTTAATAAATTATTCTCAAAGTAATATTATTAGCAGAGTTAATGGAATTCAAGAGAGTTCGGAAATAGATTCTAAAATAAGTTTACAACCCAATCCTGCCAATGACAACATTACTATAAACTTTTCAATAAATGTGAGTAGTATTTGCATTTTTGATAACCTTGGGAGATTAATTATTCAAAAAAATATTGATTCATCTTCAGTTAAATCAATAACAATTGACATAAGCGGTTTAAAAGATGGAATCTACACTGTTTTATGCAGTAGCAAAAATTTTGATGTACGTAAAAAACTAATTGTCGGATAA